A window from Exiguobacterium marinum DSM 16307 encodes these proteins:
- a CDS encoding LacI family DNA-binding transcriptional regulator encodes MAGIKDIAKEAGVSISTVSYALNGSPKVTEKTRQRIIKIAEELNYVPNAAARTLKTRKTHIIGAFLGDYSGSFYGELLKGINQELSDTGYELIVCNGPESHRLMTERMVDGALILGHRFTQEQILEFADRGHPLTMLDREIEHPNISCVLLDNQIGMNQEMDAILETNPGQIHLVNGPVGNHDAVERRKVVVDRANAARVTVREWTGEFTKRSGIRAASDLLEVLEEGDAIICLNDDMALGVYDVLQNSSFRIGEDISLVGFDKLEITNYTQPRIASVSYSKPDWGKKAARALLHLIEEKENSKETIPSKFMKDASIRKKNNKR; translated from the coding sequence ATGGCAGGAATTAAAGACATCGCAAAAGAGGCTGGCGTTTCGATATCGACCGTCTCATATGCGCTGAACGGCAGTCCGAAAGTGACAGAAAAGACGAGGCAACGCATCATTAAAATCGCTGAAGAGTTGAACTACGTGCCGAACGCTGCGGCGAGGACGCTAAAAACGAGAAAGACGCATATTATTGGAGCCTTTTTAGGCGATTATTCCGGATCGTTCTATGGAGAGTTATTAAAAGGCATCAACCAAGAGCTGTCTGATACTGGCTATGAGTTGATTGTTTGCAACGGTCCCGAATCACATCGTCTGATGACCGAGCGCATGGTGGATGGGGCGCTCATCTTAGGGCATCGCTTCACCCAAGAACAGATTTTAGAGTTCGCAGACCGAGGCCACCCGCTGACGATGCTCGACCGTGAGATTGAGCATCCGAACATCAGTTGTGTGTTGCTCGATAATCAGATTGGGATGAATCAAGAGATGGACGCCATCTTAGAGACCAATCCTGGACAAATCCATCTTGTGAACGGACCGGTCGGCAATCATGACGCTGTCGAACGACGAAAAGTTGTCGTTGATCGCGCGAACGCGGCTAGGGTAACCGTCCGGGAATGGACCGGTGAATTCACGAAACGGTCAGGCATTCGTGCAGCGAGTGACTTACTTGAAGTTCTCGAAGAAGGGGATGCTATTATCTGTTTAAATGATGACATGGCGCTCGGGGTTTATGACGTCTTGCAAAACTCTTCTTTCAGAATCGGGGAAGATATTTCGCTCGTTGGCTTTGATAAACTCGAGATTACCAACTATACGCAGCCCCGAATCGCGAGCGTCAGTTATTCGAAGCCTGACTGGGGCAAAAAGGCGGCTCGCGCATTACTCCATCTGATTGAAGAGAAAGAAAATTCGAAAGAGACAATCCCTTCAAAGTTCATGAAAGACGCCTCGATTCGAAAAAAAAATAATAAAAGATAA
- a CDS encoding alpha-glucosidase: protein MNAKKVSTVYQVYPKSFQDSDGDGVGDLQGVISRLDYLSWLGVEMIWLNPVYVSPGYDNGYDVADYTRIDSLFGSMDDMNELIREARGRGIGIMMDIVANHTSHQHEWFLQSERDPEGEFSDFYIWRDTPNEWRSFFGGGTWTYSPIRGQYYFHAFAPEQPDLNWGNEQVRKEMSAVLAFWVERGVTGFRFDVIDLIGKDVNRKQWLVFPLMRRYLKDLVAQVDTSSLLLVGEAGGLTPNEILTLQRDGSLDVVFNFEVCALDEQAGQGKWELAPFEPSRLKTTLDTWQRAFAVEGRNSLFWNNHDQPRVISRWYDGDERAAKMLAVLLYGLKGIPFLYQGEEIGMTNGTIATEEYQDIETLNYLRTGGTLDAVRMKGRDHARIPMAWDEGTNSFSTGIPWLRSAHDEAGRDVATMRSDETSLLHLYRELIALRRTNRLLRDGAYELVPTEERLYVYRRIIDGEPPLLVVANLSQDTLPLPSGCGERLVSTEKVEAPMLRPYEAFICYNF, encoded by the coding sequence ATGAACGCAAAAAAAGTGAGCACAGTCTATCAAGTATATCCAAAGAGTTTTCAAGACAGCGACGGTGACGGGGTCGGTGATTTACAAGGAGTGATCAGTCGCCTCGACTATTTAAGCTGGCTCGGGGTAGAGATGATTTGGTTGAATCCGGTTTACGTCTCACCCGGTTACGATAACGGCTATGACGTCGCAGACTATACACGAATCGATTCTCTGTTCGGGTCGATGGATGATATGAACGAGTTGATTCGTGAAGCACGTGGCAGAGGAATCGGCATCATGATGGACATCGTCGCCAATCACACGTCGCATCAGCATGAGTGGTTCCTTCAATCCGAACGTGACCCGGAAGGAGAATTTAGTGATTTCTACATTTGGCGTGATACGCCGAATGAATGGAGATCGTTCTTCGGGGGTGGGACGTGGACGTACTCACCGATTCGGGGTCAGTACTATTTCCACGCATTCGCTCCGGAACAACCAGATTTGAATTGGGGGAATGAGCAAGTACGCAAGGAAATGTCAGCAGTCTTAGCATTTTGGGTCGAGCGCGGGGTGACTGGTTTTCGGTTTGATGTCATTGATTTAATTGGTAAAGACGTCAATCGAAAGCAATGGCTTGTCTTTCCGTTGATGCGCCGTTACTTGAAAGATTTAGTCGCGCAAGTTGACACCTCTTCCTTGTTGCTTGTTGGGGAAGCGGGCGGGTTGACTCCGAACGAAATTCTAACTTTGCAACGGGACGGTTCGCTCGACGTCGTCTTCAATTTTGAAGTGTGTGCTCTCGATGAGCAGGCAGGGCAAGGCAAATGGGAGCTTGCTCCGTTCGAGCCGTCGAGACTGAAAACCACTCTCGATACGTGGCAACGAGCGTTTGCGGTGGAAGGACGCAATAGCCTGTTCTGGAACAATCATGATCAACCGCGTGTCATTTCACGGTGGTATGATGGTGACGAGCGGGCTGCGAAGATGCTCGCAGTCCTCCTGTACGGGTTGAAAGGAATCCCGTTTTTGTATCAAGGAGAAGAGATCGGGATGACGAACGGTACGATTGCGACAGAGGAGTACCAAGATATCGAGACGCTAAATTATTTGCGGACGGGTGGAACGCTTGATGCTGTTCGCATGAAAGGACGTGACCATGCCCGAATTCCGATGGCATGGGACGAAGGAACGAACTCGTTCAGCACGGGAATACCGTGGCTTCGATCAGCTCACGACGAAGCAGGCAGGGACGTCGCGACGATGCGTTCAGATGAAACGAGTCTGCTTCATCTGTACCGAGAATTGATTGCGTTACGCCGGACAAATAGACTGCTTCGAGACGGAGCTTATGAACTCGTCCCGACGGAGGAGCGGCTATATGTGTATCGCCGCATAATCGATGGAGAGCCCCCACTCCTTGTCGTCGCAAATTTGTCTCAAGATACGCTACCGCTACCCAGTGGTTGCGGGGAACGTTTAGTTTCGACAGAGAAGGTTGAGGCGCCAATGCTACGGCCGTATGAAGCGTTCATATGTTATAATTTTTGA
- a CDS encoding GH36-type glycosyl hydrolase domain-containing protein, with amino-acid sequence MNVLTEQTTLTCGDVSLSLTPMGDIRQFKTGPIMVNQLIHHPFDGSMANLYVRHEGGVARPLLGLHSPSDFAASGQEIVWSGHYPEFAYEVRGTISDHGVRFDATFEGTGQFDVTYVQDLGLADEGGVRTNEAYMAQYIDYMKTDTALMARQNQKQSTGFPAIRMTSSRTIAEYATDGFDVYGTSYKLTGRAAGLDNALPSRVYQYEFALPTLRTETLDMGTEREITFELSFVQDHPEELTENSIKHFTTIEAGTPVDQTVRPRPRLHQSFQPISGGGLAMSEIERLYPVRRLEEIEGGQLMSFFTEEGSHVVLAAKEPLVERSHGNILLNAGSLMPDESKLATTVFMNGVFNSHIVYGNTNFNKWTTNVRNPLNVPKTSGQRIYVEMNGAYRLLTMPSLFEMRLNEAVWRYELDGETIIVRTVIASDAPVIKTTVESSQSRRIVMSHQVAMNTQEYVVPFRMEQMDNRLLFKADNTADSAGTRPNLAYAIESNQPFELLKTSDWFDRLFEDDLVWMSFEPSERVTMHLGLATHVPFGLDENQERHAYRTWMDSYMNGLTLEGETPDIEALNIQAFWYVQNMRVHYQSPHGLEQYGGAAWGTRDVSQGPMEFLLATGHFEEARKLLLVIFSHQFKDGDWPQWFMFDEYEGIQQEDSHGDVIVWPLKALSDYLARTEDVTCLDEIIPFRYRDGKTEAEASLYSHVERALGFIEDHFVEGSVFSAYGGGDWDDTLQPADEDLKRHLISSWTVTLTYQTFRQLHEQLPASHLADRLGELSQAIRKQFTDEMIRDGVIAGFLKEVDGRFEAMLHPSDETLPMRYRLLPMTRSVIAELVDQDQMTRNFDLIATHLTFPDGVRLMNRPAEYQGGVSRHFMRAEQAANFGREIGLQYVHAHIRYIEALAKAGLREKIRPAFNMINPVRMDEVKNAAPRQRNAYFSSSDGDFADRYTAEAQFNRLKDGAVPVKAGWRIYSSGPGIWFNQLVSNYLGIRLGTNHVEFDPIVDADTYVKIRLFGAETMVQFRTGEPSITLNGQKLNGHTLTNPYREAGQRVEKDEFLRYAKEKNELVITVKG; translated from the coding sequence GTGAATGTATTAACCGAACAGACAACACTAACATGCGGAGACGTGAGCCTTTCGCTCACTCCGATGGGAGACATCCGCCAATTTAAAACCGGACCGATCATGGTCAATCAGTTAATCCATCATCCATTTGACGGCTCGATGGCAAACCTTTATGTCCGACATGAGGGCGGAGTTGCCCGACCGTTGCTGGGATTGCATTCACCTAGTGATTTCGCGGCCTCTGGTCAGGAAATCGTTTGGTCAGGACACTATCCGGAGTTCGCATATGAAGTACGAGGGACAATCAGTGACCACGGCGTTCGCTTTGACGCTACATTCGAAGGGACAGGTCAATTCGACGTCACGTACGTCCAAGATCTCGGGCTTGCTGATGAAGGTGGTGTTCGCACGAATGAGGCTTACATGGCCCAGTATATCGACTATATGAAGACGGATACGGCGCTGATGGCGCGCCAAAATCAAAAGCAGTCGACCGGGTTCCCGGCGATTCGAATGACGTCGTCCCGAACTATCGCAGAATATGCGACGGATGGTTTTGATGTATATGGTACATCGTATAAATTGACCGGGCGGGCCGCAGGACTAGACAATGCGTTGCCTTCCCGTGTCTATCAATATGAGTTCGCTTTGCCGACACTTCGTACAGAGACGTTAGACATGGGGACGGAACGAGAAATCACATTCGAATTATCATTCGTTCAAGATCATCCTGAAGAGCTGACAGAGAATTCAATCAAGCATTTCACAACAATCGAAGCGGGCACGCCTGTCGATCAAACAGTACGTCCGCGCCCGCGACTTCACCAATCGTTCCAACCAATCAGCGGTGGCGGGCTCGCGATGAGCGAAATCGAGCGCCTCTACCCGGTGCGACGACTCGAAGAGATAGAGGGTGGACAGCTCATGTCATTCTTCACCGAAGAGGGTTCGCACGTCGTCTTAGCGGCGAAAGAGCCTCTCGTTGAGCGAAGTCACGGGAACATCTTATTGAACGCTGGGAGTCTGATGCCGGACGAGTCGAAGCTCGCGACGACCGTATTCATGAACGGTGTCTTTAACTCGCATATCGTTTACGGCAACACAAACTTCAACAAATGGACGACCAACGTCCGTAATCCACTCAATGTCCCGAAAACGTCAGGGCAACGCATCTATGTCGAGATGAACGGGGCATACCGTTTGCTGACGATGCCGAGTCTGTTCGAGATGCGTCTGAACGAGGCCGTATGGCGCTACGAGTTAGACGGGGAGACGATTATCGTCCGTACAGTTATCGCCTCAGATGCTCCTGTTATCAAGACGACCGTCGAATCGTCGCAATCGCGACGGATCGTCATGAGCCACCAGGTCGCGATGAACACGCAAGAGTACGTCGTTCCGTTCCGTATGGAGCAGATGGACAACCGGCTCCTATTCAAAGCGGACAATACGGCAGACAGCGCCGGAACACGACCTAATTTGGCGTACGCGATCGAAAGCAATCAGCCGTTTGAGCTCCTCAAAACGTCAGATTGGTTCGACCGATTGTTTGAGGACGATCTCGTCTGGATGTCTTTTGAGCCGAGTGAGCGTGTGACGATGCACCTTGGACTGGCCACTCACGTCCCGTTCGGACTTGATGAAAATCAGGAGCGACACGCTTACCGGACGTGGATGGATAGCTATATGAACGGACTCACGCTTGAAGGTGAGACACCTGACATCGAAGCGTTGAATATTCAAGCGTTTTGGTACGTTCAAAACATGCGGGTACACTATCAATCACCGCACGGTCTAGAGCAGTATGGTGGAGCCGCTTGGGGGACGCGGGACGTTTCACAAGGGCCGATGGAGTTCTTGCTTGCGACCGGTCATTTTGAAGAGGCGCGAAAACTCTTGCTCGTGATTTTCAGTCATCAATTTAAGGACGGAGATTGGCCACAATGGTTCATGTTCGATGAATATGAGGGTATCCAACAAGAGGATAGTCATGGCGATGTCATCGTTTGGCCGCTCAAGGCATTGTCGGATTACTTAGCCCGAACTGAGGACGTGACGTGTCTAGACGAAATAATTCCATTCCGCTATCGTGATGGAAAGACAGAAGCGGAAGCTTCACTGTATTCGCACGTGGAACGAGCACTTGGATTCATTGAAGATCACTTTGTCGAAGGTTCTGTCTTTTCGGCTTACGGTGGAGGAGACTGGGACGACACGCTCCAACCAGCCGATGAGGATTTGAAACGTCACCTCATCAGTTCATGGACGGTCACATTGACGTACCAAACGTTCCGTCAGTTGCACGAACAGTTGCCGGCGTCACATTTGGCAGATCGTTTAGGTGAGTTGAGCCAAGCAATTCGGAAGCAGTTCACAGACGAGATGATTCGAGACGGGGTTATCGCAGGATTCTTAAAAGAAGTTGATGGACGCTTCGAGGCGATGCTTCATCCGTCCGACGAAACGCTGCCAATGCGCTACCGCTTGTTGCCAATGACGCGCAGTGTCATCGCTGAACTTGTCGACCAAGACCAGATGACACGTAACTTTGATTTGATCGCCACGCATTTGACGTTCCCGGACGGAGTCCGTCTCATGAACCGACCTGCCGAGTACCAAGGCGGAGTCAGTCGTCACTTTATGCGGGCCGAACAGGCCGCGAACTTTGGTCGTGAGATTGGGCTGCAGTACGTTCATGCTCATATTCGCTACATCGAGGCGCTCGCGAAGGCGGGGCTTCGAGAGAAAATTCGCCCGGCCTTCAATATGATTAACCCGGTCCGGATGGATGAAGTGAAAAATGCCGCACCGAGACAACGAAATGCCTACTTCAGTAGTTCGGATGGAGATTTCGCTGACCGCTATACGGCGGAGGCACAGTTCAACCGTTTGAAAGATGGAGCGGTACCCGTGAAAGCAGGATGGCGCATTTATTCGAGTGGACCGGGAATCTGGTTCAACCAGCTCGTCTCGAATTACCTGGGGATTCGTCTCGGGACAAATCATGTCGAATTCGATCCGATTGTCGATGCGGACACATATGTGAAAATCCGCCTGTTCGGTGCGGAGACGATGGTCCAGTTCCGTACGGGTGAGCCGAGTATAACGCTGAATGGTCAGAAGTTGAACGGTCACACTCTAACGAACCCATACCGCGAAGCAGGACAGCGTGTCGAAAAAGATGAATTTTTGCGCTACGCCAAGGAAAAGAATGAGTTAGTGATTACGGTGAAGGGGTGA
- a CDS encoding glycoside hydrolase family 3 N-terminal domain-containing protein — MRATQLVQEMTVAEKVGQLVQTLPSIFSDDEQDVITGPIAELLKEDGITDENRWNIGSVIGISNAKQAQKLQESYLRHNRLGIPLLFMADIIHGHRTIFPVPLAMACSWDLNEIEQMARTSSVEATVSGLHVTFSPMADLSRDPRWGRVMESSGEDVWLNGEMAAAFVRGYQSDDLTRDDTLAACVKHFAAYGAPEGGRDYNTVDVSDRELREFHLPAYKRALEEGAKMVMTSFNVVHGVPATASEYLMRDILRSDWGFEGVLISDWTAIKELIHHGVAETLKDAGELALRAGVDIDMMSGAYTNHLEAVLADGVDEALLDEAVLRILKLKKELGLFDNPYRGIDQAKETTLHLSDGHRDQARRLAEKSAVLLKNDGVLPLQKQRIALIGPFADSNDVLGPWDGYGKREEAVTLRQAFDRAEIPYVFAEGSTVEKEIDWTEACRIAEQSDVVILALGEASWMSGEAGSRTDIRLPKTQREGLKRLKSLGKPVVTILFNGRPLDLRDVVEHSDAVLEAWYPGTEAGSALVNLLYGQVSPSGKLTMSFPYNIGQVPIRYDALRTGRPSDIEHADPRYTSKYLDAPNEPLFPFGYGMTYTTFSYNDFIVKDKTGGIVEATVVIRNDGATTAEEIVQWYIQDNIAKVSRPVKQLKGYEKVTLKAGESVTVTFTVEGNMLRYLQPNGSFDADQGTFTLFVGPNSRDVLAKSFELKTKTRCTT, encoded by the coding sequence ATGAGAGCGACACAATTAGTGCAGGAGATGACAGTAGCTGAAAAGGTGGGACAGCTTGTTCAGACACTGCCATCCATTTTTTCGGATGATGAGCAAGATGTGATCACCGGACCGATTGCGGAGTTGTTGAAAGAAGACGGCATCACCGACGAGAATAGGTGGAACATCGGATCGGTCATCGGAATCAGCAACGCTAAACAAGCGCAAAAGTTGCAGGAAAGTTACTTGCGACATAATCGACTCGGCATCCCGCTCTTGTTCATGGCGGACATCATTCACGGACACCGGACGATTTTCCCGGTCCCGCTCGCGATGGCCTGTTCGTGGGATCTCAACGAAATTGAACAAATGGCACGCACTTCTTCCGTTGAAGCGACTGTTTCCGGTCTACACGTCACGTTCTCTCCTATGGCTGACTTGTCACGCGACCCACGATGGGGGCGTGTCATGGAATCGAGCGGAGAAGACGTGTGGTTGAACGGTGAGATGGCGGCGGCATTCGTCCGTGGTTATCAGTCGGACGATTTGACGAGAGATGATACGCTGGCTGCCTGCGTCAAGCACTTCGCGGCGTATGGCGCGCCGGAAGGAGGACGCGACTACAATACGGTCGATGTATCTGACCGCGAGCTGCGTGAGTTCCATTTGCCGGCCTATAAACGAGCCCTTGAAGAGGGGGCGAAGATGGTAATGACGAGTTTCAATGTCGTCCATGGTGTTCCGGCCACGGCTAGTGAATATCTAATGCGGGATATCCTCCGCAGTGACTGGGGCTTTGAAGGTGTATTGATCTCGGACTGGACTGCAATCAAAGAACTCATCCATCATGGCGTCGCCGAGACGCTGAAGGATGCGGGTGAACTCGCACTCCGAGCTGGCGTTGATATTGATATGATGTCGGGCGCATACACGAATCATCTGGAAGCGGTGCTTGCAGATGGGGTCGATGAGGCTTTACTGGATGAGGCGGTCTTGCGGATTTTGAAGCTAAAAAAAGAATTAGGTTTATTCGACAACCCTTACCGGGGGATTGATCAAGCGAAAGAGACAACGCTCCACCTTTCAGATGGGCATCGAGACCAGGCGCGTCGTCTGGCAGAAAAGAGTGCGGTCCTTTTGAAAAATGATGGTGTCCTTCCGTTACAAAAGCAACGCATCGCGCTCATCGGACCGTTCGCCGACTCAAACGACGTGCTTGGTCCGTGGGACGGATATGGGAAAAGAGAAGAAGCCGTGACGTTGCGGCAGGCATTTGACCGGGCTGAAATTCCTTATGTGTTTGCGGAAGGATCGACCGTCGAAAAAGAAATTGATTGGACGGAGGCTTGCCGCATCGCAGAACAGTCGGATGTCGTCATCCTGGCGCTTGGCGAAGCCTCGTGGATGAGCGGTGAAGCCGGCAGCCGTACGGACATTCGTCTTCCGAAGACACAGCGCGAAGGGCTTAAGCGTCTAAAGTCACTCGGGAAACCAGTCGTGACGATTTTGTTCAATGGCCGTCCGCTCGATTTGCGCGACGTCGTTGAACATTCGGATGCGGTGCTTGAGGCCTGGTATCCGGGAACTGAAGCTGGTTCGGCGCTTGTGAACTTATTGTACGGGCAAGTCAGTCCGTCGGGGAAACTGACGATGTCGTTTCCTTATAACATCGGACAAGTACCGATCCGCTACGACGCGTTGCGGACAGGGCGTCCGTCAGACATCGAACACGCTGACCCACGCTACACGAGCAAATATCTCGACGCACCGAACGAGCCGCTTTTCCCTTTCGGATATGGTATGACATACACAACGTTTAGCTACAACGATTTCATCGTCAAAGACAAAACAGGCGGCATCGTCGAGGCGACTGTCGTCATTCGAAATGATGGGGCGACGACGGCAGAAGAAATTGTCCAATGGTATATCCAAGACAACATAGCCAAAGTCTCACGGCCGGTCAAACAATTGAAAGGGTACGAGAAAGTGACCCTCAAAGCCGGCGAATCCGTGACGGTAACGTTCACCGTTGAAGGAAATATGCTCCGCTATCTTCAGCCGAACGGTTCGTTTGACGCTGATCAGGGAACGTTTACGCTTTTTGTGGGCCCGAACAGCCGTGACGTATTGGCAAAATCTTTTGAACTAAAAACAAAAACGAGGTGTACGACGTGA
- a CDS encoding heme-binding protein has translation MNTTQLQAQEEQLTLLTLGHEEALQLGQTIIDLEKEDGVNVAVHIEKNRIPVFTYLMEGTPEENYMWLFRKKRVTDHYQLSSHFIAKRFEESGLSHDTDSLLPARNASDPRERCRDDWYGVSRRLSTGD, from the coding sequence ATGAATACAACACAACTTCAAGCACAAGAGGAACAATTAACACTTTTGACGCTCGGTCACGAAGAGGCACTTCAACTCGGTCAAACGATCATCGACTTGGAGAAAGAGGACGGGGTGAACGTCGCTGTTCATATCGAAAAGAACCGTATCCCGGTCTTCACGTATTTGATGGAAGGAACGCCAGAAGAGAATTACATGTGGTTGTTTCGGAAGAAACGGGTGACGGACCACTATCAACTTAGCTCGCACTTCATCGCAAAGCGTTTTGAAGAGTCGGGTCTCTCACACGATACAGATTCACTGTTACCAGCGAGGAACGCTTCCGATCCGCGTGAACGGTGTCGGGATGATTGGTACGGTGTCAGTCGCAGGCTTAGCACTGGAGATTGA
- a CDS encoding flavin monoamine oxidase family protein has protein sequence MKSIAIIGAGISGLYAATQLHQKGYNVTIFEARDRVGGRIFTKDGYDLGPTWYWPDTERTISELVATLGLESFVQHTTGEMVLERQTTTAPERHVLPEESIVQSKRLVGGMMSLVEALYAKLPDDIVRLGHRLTSIDRQSDRVQLTFQNGSVHHTDDVILALPPRLVAKLTIHPELSASTRNALKTTPTWMASQAKALIVYETPFWREEGLSGFGMSWVGPLQEIHDASPMDGQGALFGFFRLSPGEREALGGGQVKTRVIEQLEKLYGPKANHFLRFHYMDWSTESETATSDDLMPLTAFPAYGPIELGDCLHLIGSETDAQFGGHIEGALRSAERVVKQFNIED, from the coding sequence ATGAAATCAATTGCCATCATCGGAGCTGGTATCAGCGGGCTCTACGCCGCGACTCAACTTCACCAAAAAGGATATAACGTCACAATCTTCGAGGCACGTGATCGAGTCGGCGGACGCATCTTCACGAAGGACGGCTATGACCTCGGACCGACATGGTATTGGCCAGATACGGAGAGGACAATCTCGGAACTCGTGGCTACACTCGGACTCGAGTCGTTCGTTCAACATACGACAGGGGAGATGGTGCTCGAACGACAGACGACGACCGCACCGGAACGACATGTGTTGCCAGAGGAAAGCATCGTTCAATCGAAACGTTTAGTCGGCGGGATGATGAGTCTGGTAGAAGCGCTTTATGCGAAGTTGCCCGATGACATCGTTCGGCTAGGGCATCGCCTCACGTCCATTGATCGACAGTCCGACCGAGTTCAATTGACGTTCCAAAATGGTTCGGTGCATCACACGGACGACGTGATTCTTGCACTTCCTCCACGCCTTGTTGCCAAGCTGACAATCCATCCTGAATTGTCAGCTTCAACACGAAATGCACTTAAGACGACTCCAACGTGGATGGCATCCCAGGCGAAGGCGCTCATCGTATACGAAACACCGTTCTGGCGAGAAGAAGGTCTGTCTGGCTTTGGGATGAGTTGGGTCGGTCCGCTTCAAGAGATTCATGACGCCTCGCCAATGGACGGTCAAGGTGCGCTGTTCGGATTCTTCCGTCTGTCACCGGGAGAACGAGAAGCGCTGGGGGGAGGACAAGTGAAGACGCGTGTCATCGAGCAACTGGAGAAGTTATATGGTCCGAAAGCGAATCACTTCTTGCGATTTCACTATATGGATTGGTCGACAGAATCAGAGACAGCGACATCTGACGACCTCATGCCGCTCACGGCATTCCCGGCTTACGGTCCAATCGAGCTCGGAGACTGTCTCCATTTGATTGGTTCGGAGACGGATGCGCAATTCGGGGGACATATCGAAGGGGCGTTGCGGTCAGCGGAGCGGGTTGTAAAGCAATTCAACATAGAAGATTAA
- a CDS encoding nucleotidyltransferase domain-containing protein, translated as MNKPTRLGTDDAGYVINQTSIRHIQPEFETVLYKAIELVKEAFGEQLHSIYLYGSIGRGTAVAGQSDLDLTVLVHEDIDATELVEQTEQLLTEHPEVIKIDYDIGRLDVALDSANHFEWGFWLRHLCACVYGEDVSTQFPLMKPDARVSEALNQDLVSTIETAKSKLLHGKISHLEKRSIVKRVIRGWYLTINVKDESFASTVEMCLAILKLYFPEDLRVEQGEALLRQDDMTNQQLLDYLNEIDWT; from the coding sequence ATGAACAAGCCGACTCGACTTGGAACGGACGATGCTGGTTACGTCATCAACCAGACGTCCATCCGTCATATACAGCCTGAGTTTGAAACCGTCCTCTATAAAGCAATCGAACTGGTGAAAGAAGCATTCGGTGAACAGCTACATAGCATATACCTTTACGGAAGTATCGGGCGCGGGACGGCCGTTGCTGGGCAATCCGATCTCGATTTGACGGTGCTCGTGCATGAGGACATCGATGCCACAGAATTGGTGGAGCAGACGGAGCAATTACTAACGGAACATCCGGAAGTCATCAAAATCGACTACGATATCGGTCGTCTGGATGTGGCACTGGATTCAGCGAACCATTTTGAATGGGGCTTTTGGCTAAGACATCTCTGTGCGTGTGTTTACGGGGAAGATGTCTCGACTCAATTCCCGCTCATGAAGCCGGATGCTCGTGTGAGTGAGGCGTTAAATCAGGATTTGGTTTCCACGATTGAAACAGCCAAGTCTAAATTGCTTCATGGAAAGATATCTCATCTAGAGAAACGTTCCATCGTGAAGCGCGTCATCCGAGGTTGGTATTTGACGATCAACGTGAAGGACGAGAGTTTTGCATCGACTGTAGAAATGTGCTTGGCGATTCTAAAACTCTATTTCCCGGAAGATCTGCGAGTAGAGCAAGGGGAAGCGCTGTTGAGACAAGATGACATGACAAATCAACAGCTTCTAGACTATTTGAATGAAATAGATTGGACTTAA
- a CDS encoding DUF3841 domain-containing protein — protein MAIYYTYQHADAWEAAKRNGFLFGNPNYGMLKDQDDANHRPAYDWLADQYEQRMKRLLNGNDLVWLSDTPPNVARGGFLKVGEPGVVLTVELPDEAVLELEAGYWVFALNRWFLSFEDREAENEEELRTSWEKMFDREWCEAIVEEYPETNTKYYYIVDQIHLHQVLGVQSFVEQGVS, from the coding sequence ATGGCAATCTATTATACATATCAGCACGCAGATGCATGGGAAGCCGCTAAGCGAAATGGCTTTTTATTTGGCAACCCGAACTACGGCATGCTTAAAGATCAGGATGATGCCAATCATCGACCTGCCTATGACTGGCTGGCTGACCAATATGAGCAGCGCATGAAACGATTACTAAATGGGAACGATCTTGTTTGGCTTAGTGATACCCCACCCAACGTCGCGCGTGGTGGTTTTTTAAAGGTTGGGGAGCCGGGTGTCGTCTTGACCGTCGAGCTACCCGATGAGGCCGTGTTAGAACTGGAAGCAGGATATTGGGTGTTCGCCTTAAATCGATGGTTCCTTTCTTTTGAAGACCGTGAGGCAGAGAACGAGGAAGAACTGCGTACATCGTGGGAGAAGATGTTCGACCGTGAATGGTGCGAAGCAATCGTTGAGGAATATCCCGAAACGAATACGAAATATTACTATATTGTCGACCAGATTCATCTTCACCAGGTGCTCGGTGTCCAATCGTTCGTCGAACAAGGTGTGTCATGA